In a single window of the Nicotiana tomentosiformis chromosome 10, ASM39032v3, whole genome shotgun sequence genome:
- the LOC138900107 gene encoding uncharacterized protein, translating to MTLPEDGWCDNFLKGMSSSSGSGGGGGGGVVVVVVVIVVVVVVGGSSCSSGGSSGGGGGGSSGGGGSGGHGGGSSGGCGGGSGSSCSGGGSNGGGSNGSGSSSSSSSSSSSSSDSSSSSSSDNSSGSGSSSGSSSGSSSSSSRSGSSGSDSRGGSRGDSRSGSSGSGSRGGSRGSSSSGSSQSGSSGGSSGDSSGGSGSSGGSSSGSSGGSGSGSGSSSGSSSGSSGSGSSGSSSGCSGGSDSSGSSSSGSSSGSSSSSSRSGGGSGGSSGSGSSGSGSSGSSDSSSSDSSSNGGSSSGGSSG from the exons ATGACTCTTCCCGAGGACGGATGGTGTgataactttcttaagggaatgagtagtagtagtggtagtggtggtggtggtggtggtggtg tggtagtagtagtagtggtaaTAGTAGTGGTGGTAGTAGTGGGTGGTAGTAGTTGTAGTAGTGGTGGTagtagtggtggtggtggtggtggtagtagtggtggtggtggtagtggtggtCATGGTGGTGGTAGTAGTGGTGGTTGTGGTGGTGGTAGTGGTAGTAGTTGTAGTGGTGGTGGTAGTAATGGTGGTGGTAGTAATggtagtggtagtagtagtagtagtagtagtagtagtagtagtagtagtgatagtagtagtagtagtagtagtgataatagtagtggtagtggtagtagtagtggtagtagtagtggtagtagtagtagtagtagtcgtAGTGGTAGTAGTGGTAGTGATAGTCGTGGTGGTAGTCGTGGTGATAGTCGTAGTGGTAGTAGTGGTAGTGGTAGTCGTGGTGGTAGTcgtggtagtagtagtagtggtagtagtcAAAGTGGTAGTAGTGGTGGTAGTAGTGGTGATAGTAGTGGTGGTAGTGGTAGTAGTGGTggtagtagtagtggtagtagtggtggtagtggtagtggtagtggtagtagtagtggtagtagtagtggtagtagtggtagtggtagtagtggtagtagtagtggTTGTAGTGGTGGTAGTGATAGTAGcggtagtagtagtagtggtagtagtagtggtagtagtagtagtagtagtcgtagtggtggtggtagtggtggtagtagtggtagtggtagtagtggtagtggtagtagtggtagtagtgATAGTAGTAGTAGTGATAGTAGTAGTAATGGTGGTAGTAGTAGTGGTGGTAGTAGTGGTTAG
- the LOC138900106 gene encoding uncharacterized protein, with protein sequence MVAAAAAAVVVVIVAAAAAVVVAVAVALVVVVVSSSSGSSSSSSSNSSSSSSSGGSSNSSSSSSSSGGSSTGSSSGSSGSSSGSSSSSGGRSSGSGSDSSGSDSSGSGSGSSGSGSDCSSGGSGSDSGDSGSGSSGSGSGSGSGSSGSGSGSGSDSGSGGSGSGGSSGSSSGSSGGGSGSGSGGSGSGGSSSSSSSSSSSSSS encoded by the exons ATggtagcagcagcagcagcagcagtagtagtagtaatagtagcagcagcagcagcagtagtagtagcagtagcagtagca ttagtagtagtagtagttagtagtagtagtggtagtagtagtagtagtagtagtaatagtagtagtagtagtagtagtggtggtagtagtaatagtagtagtagtagtagtagtagtggtgGTAGTAGTACTggtagtagtagtggtagtagtggtagtagtagtggtagtagtagtagtagtggtgGTCGTAGTAGTGGTAGTGGTAGTGATAGTAGTGGTAGTGATAGTAGTGGTAGTGGTAGTGGTAGTAGTGGTAGTGGTAGTGATTGTAGTAGTGGTGGTAGTGGTAGCGATAGTGGTGATAGTGGTAGCGGTAGTAGTGGTAGTGGTAGTGGTAGTGGTAGTGGTAGTAGTGGTAGTGGTAGTGGTAGTGGTAGTGATAGTGGTAGTGGTGGTAGTGGTAGTGGtggtagtagtggtagtagtagtggtagtagtggtggtggtagtggtagtggtagtggtggtagtggtagtggtggtagtagtagtagtagtagtagtagtagtagtagtagtagtagttag
- the LOC138900109 gene encoding uncharacterized protein, translating to MAPKLEDHGAFTIPYTIRSADFAKSLCDFGASINLMPYSIFKTLGIGKPRPTYMRLQMADRTMKRPLGVIEDILVRVDKFIFLVDFVIIDCEVDYEEPIIIERPFLTTGKALCDVKAGELTFWVGDEKVVFHMCKSMRQPNSNEVCSFVDLVTDIIVDDISVLINIGDMLEAISLNFNDDEMDGFMECVNSLQGMGSYTYAPRKLSLDLENRKIPPTKPYIEEPPTLELKSLPPYLWYEFLGLCSTLPVILSSFLTNMQRIPFGLCNTPATFQWCMMDIFMDIVEDYLEVFVDDFPVVGDSFDDCFANLDKVLARCEETNLELNWEKCYFMVEEGIVLIHKISNNGIEVDKAKIELLDKDAKFFFNDNCMRAFEQLKLMFTAIPIITTPNWSLPFELMCDASDFRRYLMGAKVIIHTDHMAIRDLMSKKESKARLMRWVLLFQEFDIDIQDKKGSKNQVADHLSRLEEEGRPHDGLEINDYFPDEQLLALSMKEVSWFAD from the exons atggctcctaagttggaagatcacggtgctttcacgattccttataCAATTAGGAGTGCTGATTTTGCTAAATCTCTTTGTGATtttggggcgagtatcaatttaATGCCCTATTCGATAtttaaaactttgggaattgggaaaccaagacccacatatatgaggttgcaaatggccgatcgtaccatgaaaagACCATTAGGAGTGATTGAGGATATTTTGGTCCGGGTTGATAAGTTTATTTTTCTGGTGGACTTTGTTATTATAGATTGCGAAGTTGATTATGAAGAGCCTATAATTATTGAGAGACCTTTCCTTActacgggtaaggctctttgtgatgtgaaagccggagaactcactttttgggttggtgatgaaaaagtggtattccatatGTGTAAgtctatgcggcaaccaaatagcaatgaggtgtgttcttttgtggatttggtgaccgatattattgttgatgatataAGTGTTTTAATAaatattggtgatatgttggaagcTATTTCGCTCAACTTTaatgatgatgagatggatggtttcatggaatgtgtgaattctttgcaagggatggggtcgtacacctatgcaccccgaaaattatctttggatcttgaaaataggaagattcctcctacaaagccttataTTGAAGAGCCGCCTACTTTGGAGTTGAAGTCATTGCCTCCATACctttggtatgaatttcttggcctttgttctactttaccggttattctttcatCGTTtttgactaacatgcag aggataccttttggtttgtgcaatacaccggcgacttttcaatggtgtatgatggaTATTTTTATGGACatagtggaggactaccttgaagtcttcgtggATGACTTCCCGGTGGtcggggattcttttgatgattgttttgcaaatttggacaaagtgttggctagatgtgaagagaccaatttggagctcaattgggagaaatgttatttcatggttgaggaaggcattgtcctcatCCATAAGATCTCAAACAATGGAATTGAGGTTGATAAGGCGAAGATTGAG CTCCTTGATAAGGATGCCAAGTTTTTTTTCAATGATAATTGTATGAGGGCTTTTGAACAATTGAAGCTCATGTTCACAGCCATTCCTATCATTACCACTCcaaattggagcttgccttttgaactcatgtgtgatgcaagtgac ttccgccggtacttgatgggtgccaaaGTTATTATCCACACGGATCATATGGCGATTCGCgatcttatgagcaaaaaggaatctaaagctcgattgatgagatgggttctcttatttcaagaatttgatattgatattCAAGACAAGAAGGGTAGTAAAAACCAAGTTGCGgatcacttgtctcgtttggaggaggaggggaggccacatgatggccttgaaatcaatgattatttccctgatgagcaacttttggcactttcaatgaaagaggtgtcgTGGTTTGCGGACTAG
- the LOC138900110 gene encoding uncharacterized protein: protein MVDFDVILGMNGLSSYHAILDYHAKTMTLAMPRLPQLEWRCTLDYIPSRVVSFLKAQRMVEKGCGAYLAFVRDVSGDTPIVESVPVVGDFPGVFPADHPGMPPNRDINFGIDLLPSTQPIYILLYRMAPVELKELKE from the coding sequence atggtagactttgatgttatcttgggcatgaatGGATTGTCatcctatcatgctattctggactatcacgccaagactatgacattggctatgccacgTTTGCCGCAGTTAGAGTGGAGGtgtacattggattatattcctagcagggttgtgtccttccttaaggcacaacggatggttgagaagggatgtggggcatatctagcctttgtgagggatgttagtggtgatactcctatcgttgagtcagttccagtagtgggAGATTTTCCTGGTGTGTTTCCAGCAGACCatccgggcatgccacccaatagagatatcaattttggtattgacttattgccaagcactcagcccatttatatcctattatatcgtatggcaccagtggagttgaaggagttaaaggagtag
- the LOC138900108 gene encoding uncharacterized protein, with product MSGIILDEFSSNQRKKLKRDCHDYYWDKPYLFRIYTDGVIRRCVPEYEQGDILGAYHSSPYGGHHGGATTAAKVLTSGFYCPTRYKDAGDLFKNFDECQRASGISKKNEMPLTTFLEIDIFYVWGIDFMALL from the coding sequence ATGAGTGGTATCAttctggatgagttctcttcaaaccaaaggaagaagctcaaaagagATTGTCATGATTATTATTGGGATAAGCCATACCTATTCCGGATTTacacggatggggtgattagaaggtgTGTACCGGAATATgagcaaggtgatattcttggcgcttatcattcttcgccatatggtggtcatcatggtggagcaacaaCGGCGGCCAAAGTTCTAACTAGTGGTTTCTATTGTCCTACTCGTTACAAGGATGCAGGTGACTTATTTAAAAATtttgatgaatgtcaacgggccagtggaatttcaaagaaaaatgagatgcctctcacaaccttcttggagattgacattttttatgtttggggcattgactttaTGGCACTTttatga